The genomic segment gccACCACAGAGACTGCGAgccgcggcgagggcgagagtCTGTGGCAAATGTCGGCGCGGCACACGGCcgactgcagcggcgcggcggaggtgcaggTGAAGGGTGAGTACGCCATTGTGACCTGCAGAAGTGCTCCTGTTGTATTTGTCTTTGACGCCACCAcgtgcgagcagctgcgcgtcgtGAACACACGACTTTCGTTTGCCACGCCGCTTCACCTTTTGCCCGACGGGGAGGCGTTCGTTGCGGTCATGGGCGACCCAGGCCGACTCCTTGCATGGGAGTGCTTTGATGGCGGCTTGTGCACTCCTGCCTCCGGCTATGCCAAGGCCTCTCCACTGTTCAACGTAGCGCGGATGGCGTGGGCAgagtcgcagcagctcgccgtcTTCGTGAGTCGTTCACCGTCCTCGGAGGGGGAGATGGCGCGCTATACGCAAGGGCCAATGCAGCCGGCTGCCGGACAGAGCGCAGCTGCCTTCCACTATCGGCGTCAGGAGCAGCAGTACCGGCAGAGCGACATACCGACCGAGGCAACGCTGATCACCGTCGCAGGCACGGTTCGACGCAAGTCGACTGTGCTCCTGAAGACAGACCCTCACTCCTCCGATGCGTTTGTGGCGATGTTCGGCGGTGATGTGCAGCCGAAGCGGAAGGCGACTTATCTGGCGAAGCGGGAACGCGCAATGCACCAGCGCGCGGCTGAGCGCGCAACGCGTAACGCACGGCTGCACCCGACAACCGCCTCGGCCGAGCTCTCGGCGCTGTTTGCGACGCCGGTGGCTACCAGCATCCCATACGACGCGACAGAGAAGGGGGCGCGCATGAGCGCCATCGTGAACTTCTGGCGTGGGCTTGTTAGTCAGCACCGACGCACGGAAGCGCGCCCACAGGATTCCCAGCGATTTTCCTCTAGTGCCGACGCGTTTGGCACGCAGCCTGCCGCGTGGCGTGCGCTGCAGTACATTGAAAATATAGAAGATGCTCTATGAGAGCATGCGCACCTCCCATTCTCTTTCTTTTCACGTGCGTCTCCTGCTGGGCACGGGGTGAACGCATCGCCTTCTGTGGAGCACTGTCGAAGTGGAACGTGGAGGAACGTAGGCGGTGATTTACTGTGCGCGACACACACTGGCCTGGGTCTGCTACATAGATGATGTGCATTCAATGAAGGAAACACAAGACACGAGCGGGCTCCTgcgtttttttgtgtgtgtgtgcgtgcgtgtgtgtcttcttCCCCCACACCGGTCATCTGAGTCCACGGAAGGGAGACGGGGAAGTCTTGGAGAAGCGAAATGCTGCGGGAAGCACCTCACACGGGAGGCGCTTTGCATGTGAGCAGCGTAGCCGGACAAAGAGCGACGGCCTTCCTTGCCCACGCTTTCGCGATTCCCAAATGCTGGTTCCTTCTCGATCTTTGCAGAGCCGTCCccatcccttcccctccttaCCGCTCTCACCTCGCCCGCTACGTGCAATAAcaaccaacacacacacacacacacacatgtatatgtaCATGTACAAACTCTCATGCACACGTGATCACGCAACTTGTGCAAGCCCCTTTCCTCGATCTTTCATTAGTGCACTTCATTGTGTTGTTCTTAGGTGTGTTGGTCCTTGGTTGCTCGTGTGCGTTTTCCGTTTTCCCTCCGTTGCTGTTCGTGTGTCGTGCCGGACCTTCGCTGCCTTTCCTTCGCCCTTCCCCCGCGCAacgtcgacgacgcgcaCAAAGCAGGCCAAGAAGAAACTAAAAAAAAGTGCGCAAAGGAGAGCCGCACAACCCCGAGCACAGAGTCCGTCTTCCTTTTTCGTCTGTctttgtctgtgtgtgtgcacgtcaGTGGCGACCATCGTCCTTTTGTGGTGGCGCATTCACACGCATACAATCAAGTGAACACGCACCCCTCTGCCGTGCACGTACTCcatctcttttctctctctctctacacagacacacacacacacacacgcacacacacactccttGTGTGGGTTTTGTGCACGAGCGCCGTACGTTCGCTTCGCAGTCGACTTTTTCGATTCGTATTTGAGCAAGATGTCTCTTGCGTTTGATGAGTACGGACGCCCCTTTCTGCTGGTGAAGGAGCAACAGCAGAAGGAGCGCGTGAGCGGCGTCGAGGCGCAGAGAGCGAACATACTCGCTGCACTCGGCGTGGCGAATGTGCTAAAGTCGAGCCTCGGTCCGCGAGGCATGGATAAGATCCTTACCACGCCGGACAACGAAGTGGTTGTGACAAACGACGGCGCCACCATCCTAGACCTGATGGACATCGACAACGAGGTCGGCCAGCTCATGGTGGAGCTGAGCAAGTCGCAGGACTCCGAGATCGGCGATGGCACCACTGGTGTTGTGTGCTTTGcaggcgcgctgctggagcaggcaACGGCGCTCCTGGACAAAGGCATCCACAGCTCACGCATCTCGGAGGGCTACGAGAAGGCGTGCGAGATGGCGTGCAAGCgcctggaggaggtggccgaATCCATCTCTctggagaagaaggaggTCCTGCTGCAGACGGCCCGCTCGACGCTGAACTCTAAAGTGGTGAACCGTGACCGCGACCGTCTGGCGCAGATCTGCGTGGACGCGGTGCTCGCCGTGGCGGACATGGAGCGGCGTGACGTGAACATGGACCTTATCAAGGTTGAGGGCAAGGTTGGCGGCCGCCTGGAAGAGACGTGCCTCGTGGATGGCATTGTTCTTGACAAGGACTTCTCGCATCCGCAGATGCCAAAGGAGCTGACGAACCCGAAGATGGCCATCCTGACCTGCGCCTTCGAGCCGCCAAAGCCGAAGACGAAGCACACTCTGCAAATCAACAGCGCCGAACACATGCGTGAGCTGCacgagcaggagcaggagtACTTCCGCTCcgaggtgcagcgctgcaagGACGCCGGTGCCGACCTCGTCATTTGCCAGTGGGGTTTTGATGATGAGGCGAACTACCTACTGTATCGTAACCAGCTGCCGGCGGTTCGCTGGGTCGGTGGCGTGGAGCTGGAAATGATCGCTATCGCCACTGCCGGCCGCATCGTCCCTCGCTTTGAGGATCTGACGGCGGAGAAGCTCGGCACATGCGGCCGTGTCCGCGAGGTCGGCTTTGGCACCACGAAGGACCGCATGATCTTTGTCGAGAACTGCCCGAATAGCAAGGCCGTCACCGTCTTCATCCGCGGTGGCAACAAGATGATGATTGAGGAAGCAAAGCGCTCACTCCACGACGCCATCTGCATGGTCCGCAACCTCATCCGCGACAACCGCATCGTTTACGGCGGGGGctcggcggagctggcggcgtcGTCTGCGGTGCTCGCccacgccgacgccgtgTCCACGGTGGACCAGTACGCCATTCGCGCCTTCGCTGACGCTCTCGAGTCGATCCCGATCAACCTGGCCCTCAATAGCGGTCTCGACCCCATTCGCGCCCTTTCCGATGCACGCAAGGCGCAGATCCAGGGCAATAATCCGTACGCCGGCATCGACTGCATGGACCGCGGCACTATCGACATGAAGCAGCAGGAGGTGTTCGAGACTTTGAGTGGAAAGTgctcgcagctgcgcctaGCAACGCAGGTGGTGAAGATGATCCTCAAGATCGACGACGTCATTGTCACGAAGCCGGatgaggagcagcagcagtaaCACGCTGGCTAACAGAGGTCGACACAGCGGAGGGAAAGCGAGGAAGGTGTCGAGGTGCTCATTAGGAGCTCAAGTTGCCTTGCCGGAACCTCGTGGCTCATCGACTCCctgcctcgccctccgcccGACATTCTTCACCTTTCATGTGACATGCGTCGCATAGAGGCGGCGTGCAACGTTGTCAGCAAGGAGAACGGATGAGGAAAGTGCTGGATGGCGGCATCGCTGACCGTCCCAGGGGGATGCCCGTaaagggaagagagaaagacggtGCGTGTGTTGATTCAGAGGGTGTATGATGTttgccgccccctcccctcctccaccacctcgcctCTCTCATCGCGTTTTTAACACCTTTGCGTTGCTGCCCTCAACGCTCGCTCGCGTtccgcgcagccgcttcacGTCAGCGTGTGTTGACGCGGCCGTGTCTCGGCAACGGTGGCTTCTCGTGTTgccgtgtgtctgtgtccgCGTAGGTGTGGGTGTTGgcgtgcacctgcagcagtgTTAGTGACTGTAtttgtgcgtgtatgcgttgGTGGACCGCctttctccccttctctcggCAGAGGGCGTGTGTTGGTGGAAAGGTAGAttatatatagagagagagggagatacTGTTGTAACGTTACACCCCGTAAAGAGGATGTGTCGCGGCGTTGGGGATAAGAGCGATGGCAAGCCTCTCGTCTCTCGTgtgctgtttctctcttgtaaagaagaaaagaaaaTGCCGGTGCAACGTGTCCCCACTTTGTTTCGGTTTGGGGGATGTCTGTGTGCGCTAGTCCCGCatgtatctgtgtgtgcgtgtgtatgcatcGGTCTaccatatatatatatatatcggACCAATACATCCgccccccacacacacatacacacacaggcaaAGGAGAGGAAATGGGTgaaaaagaaagggaagTGGCGCCCCATGCACGAAGCCACTCGTAGCGTAAAtgagaaaagaagaacaaGCAAGAAACACAAACCAAaacaaggaagagaagctgCCTGAAGGAAAGAGCAACGTACCTAATGAGTGTGTTTCGAAGAGTAGCTGTGCTTGCCGTAGTAACGATGGAGCCGCGTGCATGCGTTGGCCCCTTTGAATGCGGTTGTATCCGCCTGCGTCGGGGACGCAGGGAGGAACGTGCGGTTGCAGTCGGCTCCATGAGATTCGGTCGTTCTACGTCGATTTGCAGTCGGGCATGCAAGCTCTCTTTATGctaaaaaaaaacgaatgCGAACCGAatatctccctctctctctctctctctctgtgtgtgtgtgtgtctgcctggGCTGGCAGGGGGCTGTGGTCGTGCGCGCTTTCACTCGCAGCGCGTTCTGTTGCGGTTCCTTCACCTTCCTTTCTTTTGCTTTTTGgtccttcccccccccccccacacacacgcccctcGCGCTACACATTGCCTGCCCCTTCCCTTCACTTTCATGGCAATGCTTCTATCGCACAGGCGTCAAGGGCAGATGACAGGGGAATGTGTTTGGTGCTCCTTTCACTTGAGCAGCAACTGAAAGAAGGCGCGACGTAGCTCCGTCCCAGCAACCCCTTCCTAACACTGCTGCTGACACAAACGACTAGGATGACTTCGCTGGCGCTCGCCGAGACGGTAATGCTGCGATAAAAGTTGTACCCATGAAGAGGGAGTGCTGACGAATcccgcctctcttctcctcctctcccgcaGCTCGTCCGTGCTATCAGCTCCCccatcccttcccccccccctcaccgaAGGCAAACGCGAAAGCTGATCGATGACATCTCCAAATGCCGAATTGTCACCCCGCATCGTGTAGGCCATGTTGACGTCCtcctcacacacgcatgccGCACCGGTCACGGTGGCTTTGTGATGCGAATATGCACGCACTCCCCACCTGTTCACGGGCTCGTTATGCTAAAGTAAGGCACTTCCACCCTGTCGCTCACAGATTTTGATGTGAGGACTACATGCCCTTCAATCAGTGTGGCATTACAGAGGTGTCGTTGGGGGACCC from the Leishmania major strain Friedlin complete genome, chromosome 32 genome contains:
- a CDS encoding putative chaperonin containing t-complex protein, encoding MSLAFDEYGRPFLLVKEQQQKERVSGVEAQRANILAALGVANVLKSSLGPRGMDKILTTPDNEVVVTNDGATILDLMDIDNEVGQLMVELSKSQDSEIGDGTTGVVCFAGALLEQATALLDKGIHSSRISEGYEKACEMACKRLEEVAESISLEKKEVLLQTARSTLNSKVVNRDRDRLAQICVDAVLAVADMERRDVNMDLIKVEGKVGGRLEETCLVDGIVLDKDFSHPQMPKELTNPKMAILTCAFEPPKPKTKHTLQINSAEHMRELHEQEQEYFRSEVQRCKDAGADLVICQWGFDDEANYLLYRNQLPAVRWVGGVELEMIAIATAGRIVPRFEDLTAEKLGTCGRVREVGFGTTKDRMIFVENCPNSKAVTVFIRGGNKMMIEEAKRSLHDAICMVRNLIRDNRIVYGGGSAELAASSAVLAHADAVSTVDQYAIRAFADALESIPINLALNSGLDPIRALSDARKAQIQGNNPYAGIDCMDRGTIDMKQQEVFETLSGKCSQLRLATQVVKMILKIDDVIVTKPDEEQQQ